The genomic window TTCACAGGCCTTACATGTAAGGCACTCGTTTTTGCAGGAGGAGCTAGTAAAGGCATCCTTTGGCCTCAAATGTTAGCCGATGTGACGGGCTTAACCGTACGCATTCCCAAAGTCACCGAAGCCACAGCCTTGGGTGCTGCAATGGCGGCGGCGGTAGGATGTGGACTGTTTTCGACCCTCCAAGACGCGGCACACGCGTGGGTAGAATGGGCGCGCGAATACACGCCCAACAAGGAAAACCACCACGCCTACTGCGCCGTCCAAGAGCGGTGGGAGAAGGCGTACGCTAAACAAGTGGAACTTGTAGATGAAAATATCACCACGTCTATGTGGAAAGCCCCAGGAGTGTAAATGTATTTGACCAACGAAAACGAACACGATTACCGCTACGGCACCCACGGCCCCAAATACCTCACCCAAGGGCCTGCGGTGGACATGGGTGTGGTTGTCATTGGCGTGGGAGAGTCTCATCCGTGCCATAAACACACCCGCCAAGAAGAGTCTTTTTTGGTGTTAGAGGGCGAGTGTAGCGTGTATGTGGATGGTGAAAAAGTGCGCATTAAGCAAGGGGATTATTTGCAGTGCGCTGTGGGAGAAGCCCATATGTTTGTGAACGAAAGTAGCGCACCTTTTAAGGCGGTTTTTGTTAAGGC from Sulfurospirillum tamanense includes these protein-coding regions:
- a CDS encoding cupin domain-containing protein encodes the protein MYLTNENEHDYRYGTHGPKYLTQGPAVDMGVVVIGVGESHPCHKHTRQEESFLVLEGECSVYVDGEKVRIKQGDYLQCAVGEAHMFVNESSAPFKAVFVKAPHLEEKDSVYIDWKPGEAFVRS